In the Acinetobacter radioresistens DSM 6976 = NBRC 102413 = CIP 103788 genome, one interval contains:
- a CDS encoding multicopper oxidase domain-containing protein, with amino-acid sequence MSNKLSHVLLIGVGLFSSTWVMAAVKEYDLTIAEQTVNITGKPVERITVNGKFVAPLLEFEEGDEAVIRVHNKLKNQDSSIHWHGLLLPGIMDGVPGFNKFHGIAPNTTYEYKFKVRQNGTYWYHSHSKGQEQDGLYGAFVIYPKDKTPLTAAEKTDKDYVVLLSDFHNSTSDQIMKNIKKEADYYQNRRETVFDVLKQVKRDGLKATWQDRSMWNQMRMLKTDMSDVTGYTFLMNGKTPQQNWTGNFKAGEKVRLRFINASAMSFFDVRIPNLKMTVVSADGQPVKPVPVDEFRIGTAETYDVIVEPKQAHYQIEAESIDRTGFSVGTLHDENTSPVKQIEMPKPRPRSLLTMEDMGMDHDMSSMKGMDHDMSSMKGMDHDMSSMKGMNHDMSSMKGMDHDMSSMKGMNHDMSSMKGMDHDMSSMKGMNHDMSSMKGMDHDMSSMKGMNHDMSSMKGMDHDMSSMKGMNHDMSSMKGMNHDMPMNSATVKAASDKNDNTVFGWANASTPEGNKALQYSDLQSLDPQKDTRAAEREIEIRLGGNMERYIWTINGKKFNEADPLVVKYGERIRLKFVNDSMMAHPMHLHGMFMQLENGQDPSNMPNKHTVIVPPGKTITTLLTADELGEWAIHCHLLYHMSAGMMNKLIVAQVEDGNSTKTVPQSQVNEKGVNPHANH; translated from the coding sequence ATGTCAAATAAGTTAAGTCATGTACTCTTAATTGGAGTTGGTTTATTTTCATCAACTTGGGTAATGGCGGCAGTTAAAGAATATGATTTAACAATCGCTGAACAAACTGTAAATATCACAGGAAAACCAGTTGAGAGAATTACTGTAAATGGTAAATTCGTTGCACCACTTCTTGAATTTGAAGAAGGTGATGAGGCCGTTATCCGTGTTCACAATAAGTTAAAAAATCAGGACTCTTCAATCCATTGGCATGGCTTATTATTACCTGGAATTATGGATGGTGTACCTGGATTTAACAAATTTCATGGCATTGCCCCTAATACAACTTATGAATATAAGTTTAAAGTCCGCCAAAATGGTACTTATTGGTATCATTCACATAGTAAAGGACAAGAACAAGACGGTTTATATGGTGCTTTTGTTATTTATCCTAAAGATAAAACTCCACTAACAGCTGCTGAAAAAACCGATAAAGATTACGTTGTTTTGCTTTCTGATTTTCATAATTCGACAAGTGATCAAATTATGAAAAATATTAAAAAAGAAGCAGACTACTATCAGAACCGCCGCGAAACAGTATTCGATGTATTAAAACAAGTTAAACGTGATGGATTGAAGGCAACTTGGCAAGACCGCTCTATGTGGAATCAGATGCGGATGTTGAAAACAGATATGTCTGATGTCACAGGCTATACATTTTTAATGAATGGCAAAACGCCTCAGCAAAACTGGACCGGTAATTTTAAAGCTGGAGAAAAAGTTCGCCTTCGATTTATTAATGCTTCTGCAATGTCATTTTTTGATGTACGAATTCCAAATTTAAAAATGACAGTGGTAAGTGCCGATGGTCAACCTGTAAAACCTGTTCCTGTAGATGAGTTCCGTATAGGTACTGCTGAAACTTATGATGTCATTGTTGAACCGAAACAAGCCCATTATCAAATCGAAGCTGAATCTATTGACCGTACTGGATTTTCGGTTGGAACCTTACATGATGAAAATACCTCACCTGTAAAACAAATTGAGATGCCTAAGCCTCGTCCTCGTTCTTTATTGACTATGGAAGATATGGGAATGGATCATGACATGTCTTCTATGAAAGGTATGGATCATGATATGTCTTCTATGAAAGGTATGGATCATGATATGTCTTCTATGAAAGGCATGAATCACGATATGTCTTCTATGAAAGGTATGGATCATGATATGTCTTCTATGAAAGGCATGAATCACGATATGTCTTCTATGAAAGGTATGGATCATGATATGTCTTCTATGAAAGGCATGAATCACGATATGTCTTCTATGAAAGGTATGGATCATGATATGTCTTCTATGAAAGGCATGAATCACGATATGTCTTCTATGAAAGGTATGGATCATGATATGTCTTCTATGAAAGGCATGAATCACGATATGTCTTCTATGAAAGGTATGAATCATGATATGCCGATGAATAGCGCTACTGTTAAGGCGGCTTCAGACAAGAATGATAATACCGTATTTGGATGGGCAAATGCTTCAACACCTGAAGGTAATAAAGCATTGCAATATAGTGATTTGCAATCGTTAGATCCTCAAAAAGACACTCGTGCAGCTGAACGTGAAATAGAGATCCGTCTTGGTGGAAACATGGAGCGTTATATTTGGACAATAAATGGTAAAAAATTTAATGAAGCCGACCCACTAGTGGTGAAGTATGGTGAACGTATTCGCTTAAAATTTGTCAATGACAGTATGATGGCTCACCCAATGCACTTACATGGCATGTTTATGCAGCTTGAGAATGGTCAGGATCCAAGCAATATGCCAAACAAACATACGGTAATTGTTCCACCTGGGAAAACGATAACCACTCTACTCACAGCTGATGAGTTAGGTGAGTGGGCTATTCATTGTCACCTGCTTTACCATATGAGTGCAGGAATGATGAATAAACTCATTGTAGCTCAAGTGGAAGATGGTAATTCTACAAAGACTGTTCCTCAGTCCCAAGTAAATGAGAAGGGAGTAAATCCACATGCAAATCACTAA
- a CDS encoding IS30-like element ISAba125 family transposase, translating to MEYIKLSYHHLNFEDRTALMLESRKEGFSARKFAELIKRHPSTIYRELKRNSINDVYQARYASDNTFARRRRGHRKLKIDSILWKFIVEAIRCLWSPQQIAKRLKTFPDLDQTMNVSHTTIYSTIRALPKGELKKDLLSCLRHENKKRKANGEPKKDSILQDIKTIHERPAEVQERKIPGHWEADLIKGKDNKSSIATLIERNTRLCILATLPDAKAESVRKALTEALKYLPAELRKTLTYDRGREMAEHKILEEDLGIDVYFCDPHSPWQKGTCENMNGLIRQYLPKGIDLNQADQHYLNQVAMSLNTRPRKALDWLTPLEKFAQLVDYHKTFQTVAPHV from the coding sequence ATGGAGTATATAAAATTGTCATACCATCATCTTAACTTTGAAGATCGTACTGCATTAATGCTTGAGTCAAGAAAAGAAGGCTTTTCAGCCAGAAAATTTGCTGAACTCATTAAAAGACATCCTAGTACGATCTATCGTGAGCTTAAAAGAAATAGCATCAATGACGTTTATCAAGCTCGATATGCTTCTGATAACACCTTCGCTAGACGTAGACGTGGTCACAGAAAACTCAAAATCGATTCAATCCTCTGGAAATTTATTGTTGAAGCGATCCGTTGTTTATGGTCTCCTCAGCAAATAGCAAAGCGTTTAAAGACATTTCCTGATTTGGATCAAACAATGAATGTAAGCCATACAACGATTTATTCAACGATACGAGCATTACCAAAGGGTGAGTTGAAAAAAGACTTATTATCCTGTCTGCGTCATGAAAATAAAAAGCGAAAAGCTAACGGTGAACCTAAAAAAGATTCTATATTACAGGATATTAAAACTATTCATGAGCGCCCAGCCGAAGTTCAAGAAAGAAAAATACCGGGTCATTGGGAAGCTGATTTAATTAAAGGTAAAGACAATAAAAGTTCGATAGCAACACTTATTGAACGAAATACACGGCTCTGTATCTTGGCAACATTACCTGATGCAAAGGCAGAATCAGTGCGCAAGGCTTTAACTGAAGCTCTGAAATATTTACCTGCAGAACTGCGTAAAACGTTGACCTATGACCGTGGACGCGAGATGGCAGAACATAAAATACTTGAAGAAGATTTAGGCATAGATGTATATTTCTGTGACCCACATTCACCCTGGCAAAAAGGCACATGCGAAAATATGAATGGTTTAATTAGGCAATATTTACCTAAAGGGATTGATTTAAATCAGGCAGATCAGCATTATTTAAATCAAGTTGCCATGTCACTGAATACTCGTCCTAGAAAAGCGTTAGATTGGCTTACACCATTAGAGAAATTTGCTCAGCTTGTTGATTATCATAAGACTTTTCAAACTGTCGCACCTCATGTTTGA
- the arsH gene encoding arsenical resistance protein ArsH has translation MPEDADTEHPKVKELHELLAWSEGMVWCSPERHGSMSSIFKSQIDWIPLAGGAIRATQGKTLALMQVSGGSQSFNSLNQMRILGRWMRMITIPNQSSIPKAFLEFEEDGRMKPSAFYDRIVDVMEELFKFTLLTRGQSKYLTDRYSERKESAEELSKRVNQRSL, from the coding sequence TTGCCAGAAGATGCGGATACTGAGCATCCAAAAGTAAAAGAACTGCATGAGCTTCTTGCATGGTCTGAAGGTATGGTCTGGTGTTCACCTGAACGTCATGGTTCTATGAGTTCCATTTTTAAATCACAAATAGACTGGATTCCACTTGCAGGAGGAGCAATCCGTGCTACCCAAGGTAAAACCCTTGCCTTGATGCAAGTCAGTGGTGGATCACAGTCATTTAACAGCCTGAACCAGATGCGTATTTTGGGGCGGTGGATGCGGATGATCACCATTCCAAATCAGTCTTCAATTCCGAAAGCTTTCTTGGAATTTGAAGAAGATGGACGAATGAAGCCTTCAGCTTTCTATGACCGGATTGTGGATGTCATGGAAGAGTTATTTAAGTTCACTCTACTGACTCGTGGTCAAAGCAAATACCTGACTGATCGTTATTCTGAACGCAAGGAATCGGCTGAAGAGTTGTCCAAGCGTGTAAATCAGCGCAGTTTATAA
- a CDS encoding IS6-like element IS1007 family transposase, producing MNPFHGRHFQGEIILWAVRWYCKYGISYRELQEMLAERGVNVDHTTIYRWVQRYAPEMEKRLRWYWRNPTDRHLWHLDETYVKVNGKWAYLYRAVDQRGHTLDFYLSARRNTHSAYCFLGKILNHVKKWQIPRVINTDKAHTYGRALSRLKQEGKCPEDLDHRQIKYKNNVIECDHGKLKRIIKATLGFKSMKTAYATIKGIEVMRALRKGQASLFYNGNILGEVWLVNRVFGL from the coding sequence ATGAATCCCTTCCACGGTCGGCACTTTCAAGGTGAAATCATTCTTTGGGCTGTTCGTTGGTATTGTAAATATGGCATCAGCTATCGTGAACTTCAGGAAATGCTCGCTGAACGTGGAGTGAATGTTGATCACACCACAATTTATCGCTGGGTTCAGCGTTATGCTCCAGAAATGGAAAAACGTTTACGTTGGTATTGGCGTAATCCTACAGATCGACATTTATGGCATCTGGATGAAACTTACGTAAAAGTGAATGGCAAATGGGCATATCTATACCGTGCAGTTGACCAACGTGGCCATACTCTTGATTTCTATCTTTCTGCTAGACGAAATACCCATTCAGCTTATTGTTTTCTTGGTAAAATTTTGAATCATGTCAAAAAATGGCAGATTCCACGAGTCATAAACACTGATAAGGCTCATACCTATGGCCGTGCTTTGTCGCGACTAAAACAGGAAGGAAAGTGTCCTGAAGACCTGGACCATCGACAGATTAAATACAAGAATAACGTGATTGAATGTGATCATGGCAAGCTCAAACGGATCATCAAGGCTACGTTGGGATTCAAGTCTATGAAAACGGCTTATGCCACAATTAAAGGAATTGAGGTTATGCGTGCTCTACGCAAAGGACAAGCTTCATTATTTTATAACGGTAATATTCTAGGAGAAGTTTGGCTAGTAAATAGAGTTTTCGGTCTCTAA
- a CDS encoding four-helix bundle copper-binding protein: MNDIQFSDCAKACMSCYLTCASCANACLKEENLEMMRECIQRCLDCADICQLCARMQQNESPFMKEICELCAKACEYCADECSQHEHQHCQQCADACRECAVECRKMVV; the protein is encoded by the coding sequence ATGAACGATATCCAATTTTCAGATTGCGCAAAGGCATGTATGAGCTGTTACCTTACCTGTGCCAGTTGTGCAAATGCCTGTCTAAAAGAAGAAAATCTGGAGATGATGCGAGAATGTATTCAGCGTTGTCTAGATTGTGCAGATATTTGTCAGCTCTGTGCTCGTATGCAGCAAAATGAATCTCCTTTTATGAAAGAAATTTGTGAGCTTTGTGCCAAGGCTTGTGAATACTGTGCAGATGAATGTAGCCAACATGAGCATCAACACTGCCAGCAATGTGCTGATGCTTGCCGTGAATGTGCCGTCGAATGTCGAAAAATGGTTGTCTGA
- a CDS encoding IS6-like element IS1008 family transposase: protein MNPFHGRHFQGEIILWAVRWYCKYGISYRELQEMLTERGVNVDHTTIYRWVQRYAPEMEKRLRWYWRNPTDLHSWHMDETYIKVKGRWTYLYRAVDQRGHTIDFYLSARRNSKSAYCFLGKIFNTVKKWKIPRVINTDKAATYGHALSRLKREGKCPVDIEHRQIKYKNNVIECDHGKLKRIIRATLGFKSMKTAYATIKGIEVMRALRKGQASSFYYGQPQGEVCLINRVFGL, encoded by the coding sequence ATGAATCCCTTCCATGGTCGGCACTTTCAAGGTGAAATCATTCTTTGGGCTGTTCGTTGGTATTGTAAATATGGCATCAGCTATCGTGAACTTCAAGAAATGCTCACTGAACGGGGTGTGAATGTTGACCACACCACAATTTATCGTTGGGTTCAGCGTTATGCTCCAGAAATGGAAAAACGCTTACGCTGGTATTGGCGTAATCCTACAGATTTACATTCATGGCATATGGATGAGACTTATATCAAAGTGAAGGGGCGATGGACTTACCTGTATCGTGCAGTTGATCAACGTGGTCATACGATTGACTTTTACCTTTCCGCTAGACGGAACAGTAAATCAGCCTATTGTTTTTTAGGAAAAATCTTCAATACGGTGAAAAAATGGAAAATTCCACGGGTCATCAATACAGATAAAGCAGCGACCTATGGCCATGCTTTATCACGGTTAAAGCGAGAAGGAAAATGTCCAGTAGATATTGAGCACAGGCAGATTAAGTATAAAAATAATGTCATTGAATGTGATCATGGTAAGTTAAAGCGGATCATCAGGGCCACATTAGGATTCAAATCTATGAAGACGGCTTATGCCACAATCAAAGGTATTGAAGTCATGCGTGCACTACGTAAAGGACAAGCATCGTCATTTTATTATGGTCAGCCTCAAGGTGAAGTGTGTCTAATCAACAGGGTTTTCGGTCTCTAA
- the feoB gene encoding ferrous iron transporter B: MKIKNIALVGNPNCGKTSLFNTLTGTRQKVANYAGVTVERKEGSFKLPSGDAIRVLDLPGTYSLKPSSLDEEVTRAVCLGELKGEILPDIFICVVDATNLSLHLSLVLEVRALNRPMILVLNMMDEVKKRGISIDKDKLSQLLGIPVVEAVAVKTKGIQDLINQLDQKNLFITPYHSELSHFEQVKQITKQVILNNDSGDKRTAFLDKIFLHPVLGLVILTLTMFVMFQAVFIWATPFIEFIENFVAWLSDFIGPLIQHPLLKSLVVDGVIAGAGSVLAYMPQILILFFFILMLEESGYLPRAAFLLDKLMSKAGLSGRSFIPLLSSFACAIPGIMATRSISSERDRLATIMIAPLMTCSARLPVYTLLIAAFIPNQLIYGWLSLQGLVLFGLYMSGIVSALLVSVFLKLVRKDKTESIFIFELPTYRIPDIRNIALGLYDRATIFLKRVGGIIVALSILLWVLVTFPQPPDNASMPAINYSLAGQLGHLIHPIFAPIGFTWEICIALIPAMAAREVVIAALGVIYAMSGDEDTVTQSLLSQISGPDGWGLATGLSLLVWFIFAPHCLATLATIRRETGSWKQPIIMATYLFALAYIFSFITYQVASKF; the protein is encoded by the coding sequence ATGAAGATTAAGAACATTGCATTAGTCGGTAATCCAAATTGCGGAAAAACCTCTTTATTTAATACGCTTACTGGTACGCGACAAAAAGTTGCCAACTATGCTGGGGTTACCGTAGAAAGAAAAGAAGGTTCTTTTAAATTACCTTCTGGTGATGCAATACGAGTATTGGACTTACCCGGAACTTACAGTTTAAAACCTAGTAGTTTAGATGAAGAAGTCACCAGGGCAGTTTGTTTGGGCGAGCTAAAAGGTGAAATTCTACCCGATATTTTTATATGCGTTGTAGATGCCACAAATTTAAGCTTACATTTGAGCTTGGTTCTCGAAGTTCGTGCTCTAAATCGCCCTATGATTCTTGTATTAAATATGATGGATGAGGTCAAAAAGCGTGGTATTTCCATTGATAAGGATAAACTGTCTCAACTGTTAGGTATCCCTGTAGTTGAAGCTGTCGCAGTTAAAACAAAAGGAATTCAAGATTTAATTAATCAATTAGATCAAAAAAATCTTTTTATTACTCCTTATCATTCTGAATTAAGTCATTTTGAACAGGTCAAACAAATCACCAAACAAGTTATTTTAAATAATGACAGTGGTGATAAAAGAACCGCATTTCTAGATAAAATTTTTCTACATCCTGTATTGGGTTTAGTAATCTTAACTTTAACCATGTTTGTGATGTTCCAGGCGGTATTTATATGGGCAACGCCTTTTATTGAATTCATTGAAAATTTTGTCGCATGGCTCAGTGATTTTATTGGACCACTAATCCAACATCCTCTATTAAAAAGCTTGGTTGTGGATGGGGTAATTGCTGGTGCAGGTAGCGTGCTTGCATATATGCCTCAGATTTTGATTTTATTCTTCTTCATTTTAATGCTTGAAGAGTCAGGCTATTTACCCCGAGCAGCATTTCTTTTAGATAAATTAATGTCTAAAGCCGGGCTTAGCGGCCGTTCATTTATTCCTCTGCTATCCAGTTTTGCTTGTGCGATTCCCGGAATTATGGCAACCAGAAGTATCAGCTCTGAACGGGACCGATTAGCAACAATTATGATTGCACCCTTGATGACCTGTTCAGCAAGATTGCCAGTATATACTTTATTGATCGCGGCATTTATTCCGAACCAATTAATCTACGGCTGGTTAAGTCTGCAAGGATTAGTCCTTTTTGGTCTTTATATGTCGGGAATAGTCTCAGCGTTATTAGTTTCAGTCTTTCTGAAGTTGGTTCGAAAAGATAAAACTGAAAGTATTTTTATTTTTGAACTTCCCACATACCGAATTCCAGATATTAGAAATATTGCATTAGGCTTATATGATAGGGCAACTATTTTCTTAAAACGAGTTGGTGGCATTATCGTCGCACTGTCTATCTTGTTATGGGTGCTAGTCACGTTCCCTCAACCACCAGATAATGCAAGCATGCCGGCCATTAACTATAGTTTAGCTGGTCAGTTAGGACATTTAATTCATCCTATATTTGCGCCTATTGGGTTTACATGGGAAATATGTATTGCACTCATTCCTGCTATGGCAGCAAGGGAAGTTGTAATTGCTGCTCTTGGGGTGATTTATGCGATGTCAGGTGATGAAGATACAGTAACTCAAAGTCTGTTAAGTCAAATTTCAGGCCCGGATGGATGGGGGTTAGCCACAGGTTTATCATTATTGGTATGGTTTATTTTTGCTCCCCATTGTCTTGCTACGTTAGCAACAATTAGACGAGAAACTGGCAGCTGGAAACAGCCCATCATTATGGCAACTTATTTGTTTGCATTAGCCTACATCTTTTCATTCATCACATATCAAGTTGCGAGTAAGTTTTAA
- a CDS encoding FeoA family protein — translation MNLFQVKQNQIVKIRDLKKGNQYSHTTDPVLERLQLLGFREGETLQVLTKGVFGGDPVLVQIETSRFALRKNEAERIFVELVSNED, via the coding sequence ATGAATCTATTTCAAGTTAAACAAAATCAGATCGTCAAAATTAGAGATCTCAAAAAAGGTAATCAATACAGTCATACCACTGATCCCGTATTGGAACGGCTCCAACTATTAGGTTTTAGAGAGGGTGAAACTCTACAAGTACTCACTAAAGGTGTTTTTGGCGGAGATCCTGTTTTAGTTCAAATTGAAACTTCAAGATTCGCATTAAGAAAGAATGAAGCTGAAAGAATTTTTGTAGAGTTAGTATCCAATGAAGATTAA
- a CDS encoding cation transporter — protein sequence MSGCGCSKETPCEDKKSQQENHPSIAEASNSKNCDNTPSCCGEEEEEKSSSPCCNTSNSCEDTAQSCCGSDPKENLSTENVLKDSHYMSEYLVPKMDCSAEEQMVRMALSSIDGVQKLIFDLPNRSLKVLHNQKDENITTKLEALGFGAKLVKTETYISNQQAKQTSTYTIPKMDCSAEEQMVRMALADIEAVKGLTFDLPNRKLKVFHNEGIQQITAKLEGLGFGAKLDETQLSSGDIPNEPDPVRQAKVLKLLLGINALLFFIEFISGIIAASTGLIADSLDMFADAAVYGIALYAVGKAAKYQVKAAHFAGWIQLLLAVIVIIDVIRRFMFGSEPESTLMIVIGLLALIANVTCLYLISGHREDGAHMKASWIFSANDVVVNMGVIFAGVLVAWTGSAYPDLIIGILVSLFVLNGARKILALK from the coding sequence ATGAGTGGCTGTGGATGTAGTAAAGAAACACCATGCGAAGATAAGAAATCTCAACAAGAAAATCATCCATCAATTGCAGAAGCAAGCAATTCAAAGAATTGTGATAATACGCCTAGCTGTTGTGGTGAAGAGGAAGAAGAAAAATCTTCATCTCCTTGCTGTAACACTTCAAACAGTTGTGAAGATACCGCTCAATCCTGTTGTGGTTCTGATCCCAAAGAAAATTTAAGCACTGAAAACGTTTTAAAAGATTCGCACTACATGAGTGAATACTTAGTTCCCAAAATGGATTGTTCTGCGGAAGAACAGATGGTTCGTATGGCGCTATCTTCAATTGATGGTGTTCAAAAACTCATCTTTGATTTACCTAACCGGTCTTTAAAGGTTCTACATAATCAAAAAGATGAAAATATAACTACCAAACTTGAAGCTTTGGGTTTTGGTGCAAAGCTTGTGAAGACTGAAACTTATATAAGCAATCAACAGGCTAAGCAAACAAGTACCTATACCATTCCTAAAATGGATTGCTCTGCTGAAGAGCAAATGGTCCGTATGGCTCTTGCAGATATTGAAGCAGTTAAAGGTCTTACTTTTGATCTTCCCAATCGAAAACTGAAAGTCTTCCATAATGAAGGGATTCAGCAAATTACGGCCAAACTTGAAGGACTGGGTTTTGGGGCGAAACTTGATGAAACACAGCTTTCTTCAGGCGATATACCTAATGAACCTGATCCTGTGAGACAAGCTAAAGTACTTAAACTGTTATTAGGCATTAATGCTCTACTTTTCTTTATAGAATTCATCAGCGGAATTATTGCTGCGTCTACAGGATTGATTGCTGATTCTCTAGATATGTTTGCCGATGCAGCCGTTTATGGTATTGCGCTATATGCCGTCGGAAAAGCTGCGAAATATCAAGTGAAAGCAGCCCATTTCGCAGGTTGGATTCAGTTATTACTTGCTGTCATCGTGATTATTGATGTCATTAGACGATTCATGTTTGGAAGCGAGCCAGAATCAACGCTCATGATTGTTATTGGCCTGCTCGCACTTATAGCTAACGTGACATGCTTATATCTTATTTCTGGTCATCGAGAAGATGGCGCACATATGAAAGCCAGTTGGATTTTCTCGGCGAATGACGTTGTCGTAAATATGGGCGTTATATTTGCCGGTGTACTCGTGGCGTGGACGGGATCAGCTTACCCAGACTTAATCATTGGCATCCTGGTTTCTTTATTCGTGCTTAATGGTGCTCGAAAGATTTTGGCTTTGAAGTAA
- the cadR gene encoding Cd(II)/Pb(II)-responsive transcriptional regulator — MHLKIGELSKKTSCSVLTIRFYEKEGLIPEPERTEGNYRLYDIGYVERIKFILNCRTLNMSLNEIRQLLTYKDKPEKNCSDVNELIDLHVSAIRENIIKQQKLIEQLSDLRGTCDGLCTIDQCGVLKNLA; from the coding sequence ATGCATTTAAAAATTGGTGAACTCTCTAAAAAAACCTCATGTTCAGTATTAACAATTAGGTTTTATGAAAAGGAAGGTTTAATTCCGGAACCCGAAAGAACGGAAGGAAATTACCGCCTTTACGATATAGGCTATGTTGAGCGAATTAAGTTTATTTTGAATTGCCGAACTTTAAATATGAGTTTGAATGAAATTCGTCAATTACTTACCTATAAAGACAAACCTGAGAAAAATTGTTCAGATGTGAATGAATTAATTGACTTACATGTCAGTGCTATCAGAGAAAATATAATCAAGCAACAAAAGCTTATTGAACAATTATCTGATTTAAGAGGTACTTGTGATGGTTTATGTACAATTGACCAATGTGGAGTTCTAAAAAATCTAGCTTGA
- a CDS encoding TolC family protein, which yields MSKNKLHQDTSILNLSWSALGSGILLSAMISFSTSVVASTQDLTLQQAIEQVNQYQASQNFWETQNSINATNLQQSKLFKNPELSVEQTGFGSNNEKELTIGISQPLDIFGERRANQKLASLSTDKTALKQKIYQAQIELAVKYVWSQLAIAELEKNIVNEQLRVSQENLQAIEKRFNAGSIAQVDVNRARLSHAENIRLFRQADLQVQVATQQLSNLWGTSDKSLQVNLSSQKLWPKSTHEQVQEYLAENYVEKYRALLVLESQATVDQLRAKARPNPTLNLGVNRTQSLENSTQNQLVVGVSVPLNIFDRQQNGIKIAQEKMNLLERQKEFYLKQNALQIGTILTELQGLELQFKVVDETQIPLATQVQSKTLQGFLAGKFALTDVQQATLQLQDIRLRKVQLLRDGWQKAIEAESLSLGISPSEVMSKDAIAQINQNLWQDIQAMPVIGGGN from the coding sequence ATGTCAAAAAACAAATTACATCAGGATACCTCCATCCTGAATTTATCCTGGTCAGCCTTAGGTAGCGGTATCTTGCTATCTGCAATGATCAGCTTCAGTACTTCCGTAGTCGCCAGTACTCAAGATTTAACGCTGCAGCAAGCTATTGAGCAGGTTAACCAATATCAAGCGTCCCAAAATTTCTGGGAAACGCAAAACAGCATTAATGCCACGAATCTTCAGCAAAGTAAGCTGTTTAAAAATCCTGAACTGTCAGTTGAACAAACGGGATTTGGTTCAAATAATGAAAAAGAGCTTACCATTGGCATATCACAACCCTTGGATATTTTTGGTGAGCGAAGAGCAAACCAAAAATTAGCCAGTCTCTCTACAGATAAAACAGCGCTGAAACAGAAGATTTATCAAGCACAAATTGAGCTTGCAGTGAAATATGTATGGTCACAACTGGCCATTGCTGAACTTGAAAAAAACATTGTCAATGAACAACTTCGGGTGAGCCAAGAAAACCTTCAAGCAATCGAAAAGCGCTTTAATGCAGGCAGTATTGCCCAAGTAGATGTAAATCGCGCACGTTTAAGCCATGCTGAAAATATCCGTCTTTTTAGACAGGCAGACTTACAGGTACAAGTGGCCACCCAACAATTATCAAATTTATGGGGTACGTCTGATAAGTCATTGCAGGTAAACCTCTCTTCACAAAAGCTCTGGCCAAAATCGACTCATGAACAGGTTCAAGAATATTTAGCGGAAAACTACGTTGAGAAATATCGAGCTTTACTGGTATTAGAGTCTCAAGCAACGGTTGATCAACTAAGGGCAAAGGCACGTCCTAACCCCACTTTAAACCTAGGTGTCAACCGCACCCAATCCTTGGAAAACTCCACACAAAATCAATTAGTAGTCGGAGTCAGTGTACCGCTTAATATTTTCGATCGTCAGCAAAATGGCATAAAAATCGCGCAAGAAAAAATGAACTTATTAGAGCGTCAGAAAGAGTTTTATCTGAAGCAAAATGCGCTGCAAATAGGCACAATTTTAACCGAGTTGCAGGGTTTAGAGCTGCAATTCAAAGTCGTTGACGAGACTCAAATTCCTTTGGCGACTCAAGTTCAAAGTAAGACGCTACAAGGTTTCTTGGCAGGCAAGTTTGCTTTAACCGATGTTCAGCAAGCCACGCTTCAATTACAAGACATCCGTCTGCGTAAAGTCCAGTTGTTACGGGATGGCTGGCAAAAGGCCATTGAAGCAGAAAGTTTGAGCTTAGGCATTAGCCCAAGTGAAGTCATGTCGAAAGATGCTATTGCACAAATCAATCAAAACTTATGGCAAGACATACAGGCCATGCCTGTCATTGGTGGGGGAAATTAA